GCTGAATTTGAAAAAGCAAAAGAAGCTTTGAAAGCCGATGGCGTAGAATTCCCAATCCATCTGGACATTCCGGTTGATCAAACAGCTACTTCTAAAGTACAGCGCGTTCAATCCCTCAAGCAGTCTATTGAAAAGACTTTGGGAACAGATAATGTTGTGATTGATGTTCACCAATTGTCTAAAGATGAAGTGACCAACATTACCTTGTTCGCACCTTCTGCTGCTGAAGAGGACTGGGATATTTCAGACAATGTCGGCTGGTCTCCTGACTATCAAGACCCATCTACCTATCTGGATGTTATCAAACCTGGTGGTGAGAATACTAAGACCTTCTTAGGATTTGACGGCACCGATAATGCTGCAGCAAAACAAGTTGGTTTGGATGAATATACCAAATTAGTTGAAGAAGCTGGAGCAGAGAAGATGGATCTCAACAAGCGCTACGAAAAATACGCGGCTGCTCAGGCTTGGCTGACTGATAGTGCTTTGTTGATTCCGGTAACTTCTAGAACTGGCCGTCCAACCTTGACTAAGGTAGTACCATTCTCAGCACCGTTTGCTTGGTCTGGTGCTAAGGCGCGTGAAGCAGCAAGTTATAAGTACATGAAATTGCAGGATGAGACTGTAACGACAAAAGATTATAATAGCGCTCAGGAAAAATGGAATAAAGAACGTGTGGAATCTAATAAAAAAGCTCAAGAAGAATTAGCAGACCACGTGAAATAAGCTTGCTAAGAGAACTTTCTCTACTAGAGGAGAAAGTTCTTTTGGAATTTAAAGGAAACGATAAATGAAAAAATATATTTTTATGCGTATCTTACGCTCGATTGTGTCGATTTTCTTGGTGACGACCCTGACTTATGCCATTATCTATACCATGGTGCCAAGAAGGTTGATTTTCAAGCAGGATCCTAACTATAATAAAATAGCGACCAATAAAGATAAAAAAGCTAACTATGAAAACACCATCTTTGAGCGGATGGGTTACATTGACTATTATGATACTAAGGAACTGCAGGAGAAAGCCAGCAAGGAAGATTCCTCTGTTACAACAGAAGCTACAGAAGCAAACAAGAAGATTTATCAGAAGTATATTGATAAACTTGGCAACGGCTGGAAGTTGCAAGAATTCCCACTGAGCGGAGAATTCTATGCTGTACGTGAAGTGCCGGTATATGAACGTGTCTTTGAGTTCTATGCTAATTTGATTCAAATTGACCATCCAAATGTTATTCAAGATGAGGAAAATCCAAACCTAGAGCGTTATATCCGGTTTGAAAATGATCCTTCTGTTGGTTGGTCTCTTGTGGGTTCTGGTACCAAGCATAAGTATCTGCTGTACTTTAATGGTCAGTTCCCGTTTGTCCACCAGAACTTTATTACCTTTAATTTAGGTAATTCTTATCCGACCTATGCTAATATCCCTGTTCTGCAGGTTATTACGCAAGGACAAGGACAAACTAAGTCTTCTGAAGTTCAATTCCCAACAGGCAAAAAGACATCGTCTGTTAACATTTACTCTCGTACCTATAAGACGCCAAGCAAAGCCGATTCACAG
This window of the Streptococcus sanguinis genome carries:
- a CDS encoding ABC transporter permease: MKKYIFMRILRSIVSIFLVTTLTYAIIYTMVPRRLIFKQDPNYNKIATNKDKKANYENTIFERMGYIDYYDTKELQEKASKEDSSVTTEATEANKKIYQKYIDKLGNGWKLQEFPLSGEFYAVREVPVYERVFEFYANLIQIDHPNVIQDEENPNLERYIRFENDPSVGWSLVGSGTKHKYLLYFNGQFPFVHQNFITFNLGNSYPTYANIPVLQVITQGQGQTKSSEVQFPTGKKTSSVNIYSRTYKTPSKADSQDIAKFGKGDAYTATQSNYQNPSMITSSAIIGLIGVALSYLIAIPLGSYMARLKNTWFDSISTAGLTFMMSLPTIALVYIVRLAGSALGLPDSFPILGAGDWRSYVLPAVILGLLSAPWTAVWIRRYMIDLQSQDFVRFARAKGLSEKEISNKHIFKNAMVPLVSSIPASIVGVIAGATLTETVFAFPGMGKMLIDSVKASNNSMVVGLVFIFTCLSIFALLLGDILMTVLDPRIKLTSKGGK